In Deinococcus aerius, the following proteins share a genomic window:
- a CDS encoding DUF2087 domain-containing protein → MTKSIAAFQDEYGRITGWPSDRRRAHQLAILDHLTGLFEPGRRYSEDEVMGVLADHSTLEDPGILLTELVDGDYLARGDGTYWRADSRPNG, encoded by the coding sequence ATGACCAAGAGCATCGCCGCCTTTCAGGACGAATACGGCCGCATCACGGGGTGGCCCTCCGATCGCCGCCGGGCGCATCAACTCGCCATCCTCGACCACCTCACGGGCCTCTTCGAGCCGGGCCGCCGCTACAGCGAGGACGAGGTGATGGGGGTGCTGGCCGACCACAGCACGCTGGAGGACCCGGGCATCCTGCTCACCGAACTCGTGGACGGCGACTACCTCGCCCGGGGAGACGGCACGTACTGGCGGGCGGACAGCAGGCCCAATGGCTAA
- the radA gene encoding DNA repair protein RadA, whose product MAKVTTKYVCTSCGYQSAKPLGRCPNCQAWNSFEEEVPAVASSKARGGLGGYGGVTGGRLTPLSTVGRREEPRLPSGIPELDRVLGGGLVAGGVTLIGGEPGIGKSTLLLQVADKLARGGSTVLYVAGEESLEQIRLRADRLGVTAEIQLTRDTRAEHIAALMAEHKPALCIVDSIQTVTVEGDGTPGGVAQVREGTALLTRAAKETGTATVLVGHVTKEGTVAGPKVMEHIVDTTVFLETVGSFRLLRSVKNRFGQAGELGVFEMRGEGLVAVENPSAAFLAERPVGVPGSVVAATVDGQRPMLLEVQALAAKTPYPNPRRVVVGLDPRRVDVVLAVLERRLDLTLGGLDVYVNLAGGLKVPDPGLDLPVALAVYSAVVGRALPGNVAVFGEVGLAGEVRSTQGALRRAEEAARAGYRNLIVPPGLDGREGVRSVEEAVGLVWKATN is encoded by the coding sequence ATGGCTAAAGTTACGACGAAGTACGTCTGCACGAGCTGCGGCTACCAGTCGGCCAAGCCGCTGGGCCGCTGCCCGAACTGCCAGGCGTGGAACTCCTTTGAGGAGGAGGTGCCTGCCGTTGCCAGCTCAAAGGCGCGGGGTGGATTGGGGGGCTACGGTGGTGTCACGGGAGGCCGTCTCACCCCCCTCTCCACCGTCGGGCGGCGAGAGGAACCCCGGCTCCCCAGCGGTATTCCCGAACTCGACCGGGTGCTGGGGGGCGGCCTGGTCGCGGGAGGCGTCACCCTGATCGGCGGCGAGCCGGGCATCGGCAAGAGCACGCTGCTCCTTCAGGTGGCCGACAAGTTGGCGCGGGGCGGTTCAACCGTCCTCTACGTGGCGGGCGAGGAGTCGCTGGAGCAGATTCGCCTGCGGGCCGACCGCCTGGGCGTGACGGCTGAGATTCAACTGACCCGCGACACCCGCGCCGAGCACATCGCCGCCCTCATGGCCGAACACAAACCTGCCCTGTGCATCGTGGACTCCATCCAGACCGTGACGGTCGAGGGGGACGGCACCCCCGGCGGCGTCGCCCAGGTGCGTGAGGGGACGGCCCTCCTGACCCGGGCGGCCAAGGAGACGGGCACCGCGACCGTCCTCGTCGGCCACGTGACCAAGGAGGGCACGGTCGCCGGGCCGAAGGTGATGGAACATATCGTGGATACCACCGTGTTCCTCGAAACGGTCGGCTCCTTCCGCCTCCTCAGGAGCGTAAAAAACCGTTTCGGCCAGGCCGGGGAACTCGGCGTCTTCGAGATGCGGGGGGAGGGCCTGGTCGCTGTGGAAAATCCCAGCGCCGCTTTCCTCGCCGAGCGGCCCGTCGGCGTTCCCGGCAGCGTCGTCGCGGCAACCGTCGACGGGCAGCGGCCCATGCTGCTCGAAGTCCAGGCCCTTGCCGCCAAGACGCCCTATCCCAATCCGCGCCGGGTGGTCGTCGGCCTCGATCCCCGGCGTGTGGACGTGGTGCTGGCTGTCCTGGAACGCCGCCTCGACCTCACCCTGGGGGGGCTGGACGTGTACGTCAACCTCGCGGGCGGCCTGAAGGTGCCCGACCCCGGGCTCGATCTCCCGGTGGCGCTCGCGGTGTATTCCGCGGTGGTGGGCCGGGCGCTTCCCGGCAACGTCGCCGTCTTCGGGGAAGTCGGTCTGGCGGGCGAGGTCCGCTCGACCCAGGGAGCCCTGCGCCGCGCCGAGGAGGCGGCCCGGGCGGGCTACCGCAACCTCATCGTGCCCCCCGGACTGGATGGGCGCGAGGGCGTCCGCAGTGTGGAGGAGGCCGTGGGGCTCGTCTGGAAGGCAACGAATTGA
- the clpB gene encoding ATP-dependent chaperone ClpB, whose translation MNPERFTEAATQALAAAQQLAQQNHQQSLTVAHVLRTLTDNETAARALTAAGADLKALRSALDAEIAKLPRVQGGGDNLYLDPALNRAFQKAEEEARSFGDTFIAADTLLLALRRESRAPGLPAEAALRQAVTEARKGKTVTTKTAEQQFEALEKYGTDLTQRARDGKFDPVIGRDEEIRRVMQILLRRTKNNPVLIGEPGVGKTAIAEGLAIRIVKGDVPEGLKNKRIVSLEMGSLLAGAKFRGEFEERLKGVIDEVVQSQGEIILFVDEIHTIVGAGKTEGSPDAGNMLKPALARGELHLIGATTLDEYREIEKDPALERRFQPVFVDEPSVEDTISILRGIKERYQVHHNVEITDPALVAAAQLSHRYISDRQLPDKAIDLIDESAARLRMALESSPERIDQLQRRKLQLEIEREALKREKDQDSQNRLLDIEDSLRAITDELAEVRSRWEAERGEVQALREKREALDQVRTDIEKARREYDLQKAAELEYGRLPQLEREVQELERKLKGAEFAHMEVTEEDIAAVVSRWTGIPVSKLMEGEREKLLHLEEQLHGRVIGQDRAIVSVSDAIRRARAGLNDPNRPLGSFMFLGPTGVGKTELAKALAEFLFDSTDAMVRLDMSEYMEKHTVARLIGAPPGYVGYEEGGQLTEAVRRRPYSVILLDEIEKAHPDVFNVLLQVLDDGRLTDGQGRTVDFRNTLIIMTSNIGSPLILEAQARGDSAESIREQVLAVLQAHFRPEFLNRVDDVIVFDALTPADLQRIVEIQMSGLRRRLAERRVTLHLTESAKDKLAQLGYDPAFGARPLKRAIAREVETPLAREILSGHVPEGSTLTVDYDGQKFRFETGVLN comes from the coding sequence GCAGGGCGGCGGCGACAACCTGTATCTCGACCCCGCGCTGAACCGCGCGTTCCAGAAGGCCGAGGAGGAGGCCAGGAGCTTCGGCGACACCTTTATCGCCGCCGACACGCTGCTCCTCGCCCTGCGCCGCGAGAGCCGCGCGCCCGGCCTGCCCGCCGAGGCCGCCCTGCGCCAGGCCGTGACGGAGGCCCGGAAAGGAAAGACCGTGACCACCAAAACCGCTGAACAACAATTCGAGGCGCTGGAGAAGTACGGCACCGACCTGACCCAGCGCGCCCGTGACGGCAAGTTCGACCCCGTGATCGGCCGCGACGAGGAGATTCGCCGCGTGATGCAGATTCTGCTGCGCCGCACGAAGAACAACCCCGTGCTGATCGGCGAGCCCGGCGTCGGCAAGACCGCCATCGCCGAGGGCCTCGCCATCCGCATCGTGAAGGGCGACGTGCCGGAGGGGCTCAAGAACAAGCGCATCGTCTCGCTGGAGATGGGCAGCCTGCTCGCGGGCGCCAAATTCCGCGGCGAGTTCGAGGAACGCCTCAAGGGCGTCATCGACGAGGTCGTGCAGTCGCAGGGCGAGATCATCCTCTTCGTGGACGAGATTCACACCATCGTCGGCGCGGGCAAGACCGAGGGCAGCCCCGACGCGGGCAACATGCTCAAGCCCGCCCTGGCGCGCGGTGAGCTGCACCTGATCGGCGCGACCACCCTCGACGAGTACCGCGAAATTGAAAAGGACCCCGCCCTGGAGCGGCGCTTCCAGCCCGTCTTCGTGGACGAGCCCAGCGTGGAGGACACCATCTCCATCCTGCGCGGCATCAAGGAGCGGTATCAGGTCCACCACAACGTCGAGATTACCGATCCCGCGCTCGTGGCCGCCGCGCAGCTCAGCCACCGTTACATCAGCGACCGGCAACTGCCCGACAAGGCCATCGACCTGATCGACGAGTCGGCGGCCCGGCTGCGGATGGCGCTGGAATCCAGTCCCGAGCGCATCGACCAGCTCCAGCGCCGCAAGCTGCAACTGGAGATCGAGCGCGAGGCCCTGAAGCGCGAGAAGGACCAGGACTCGCAAAACCGCCTGCTCGACATCGAGGACTCGCTGCGCGCGATCACCGACGAGCTGGCCGAGGTCCGCTCCCGCTGGGAGGCCGAGCGAGGCGAGGTTCAGGCCCTGCGCGAGAAGCGCGAGGCGCTGGATCAGGTCCGCACCGATATTGAAAAGGCCCGCCGCGAGTACGACCTCCAGAAGGCCGCCGAGCTGGAGTATGGCCGCCTGCCGCAACTGGAGCGCGAGGTGCAGGAGCTGGAGCGCAAGCTCAAGGGCGCCGAGTTCGCGCACATGGAAGTGACCGAGGAGGACATCGCCGCCGTCGTGAGCCGCTGGACGGGCATCCCCGTGAGCAAGCTGATGGAGGGCGAGCGCGAGAAGCTGCTGCACCTGGAAGAGCAACTGCACGGGCGGGTGATCGGGCAGGACCGCGCCATCGTGAGCGTGTCCGACGCGATCCGCCGTGCCCGCGCCGGGCTGAACGACCCCAACCGCCCGCTGGGTTCCTTCATGTTCCTGGGGCCGACGGGGGTGGGCAAGACTGAGCTGGCGAAGGCCCTGGCCGAGTTCCTCTTCGACTCGACCGACGCGATGGTCCGGCTCGACATGAGCGAGTACATGGAGAAGCACACCGTCGCCCGCCTGATCGGGGCTCCTCCCGGTTACGTGGGCTACGAGGAGGGCGGCCAGCTCACCGAGGCCGTGCGGCGCCGTCCCTACTCGGTGATCCTGCTCGACGAGATCGAGAAGGCGCACCCGGACGTGTTCAACGTGCTGCTTCAGGTGCTGGACGATGGCCGCCTCACGGACGGTCAGGGCCGAACGGTGGACTTCCGCAACACGCTGATCATCATGACGAGCAACATCGGCTCACCGCTGATCCTGGAGGCGCAGGCCCGGGGTGACAGCGCCGAGAGCATCCGCGAGCAGGTTCTCGCCGTGCTGCAGGCGCACTTCCGGCCCGAGTTCCTGAACCGCGTGGACGACGTCATCGTGTTCGACGCGCTGACCCCCGCCGACCTGCAGCGGATCGTCGAGATCCAGATGAGCGGCCTGCGGAGGCGCCTGGCCGAGCGCCGCGTGACGCTGCACCTGACCGAGAGTGCCAAGGACAAGCTCGCCCAGCTCGGCTACGACCCCGCCTTTGGGGCCCGTCCCCTCAAGCGCGCCATCGCCCGCGAGGTCGAAACGCCGCTCGCCCGCGAAATCCTGTCGGGCCACGTCCCCGAGGGCAGCACCCTGACGGTGGACTACGACGGCCAGAAGTTCCGCTTCGAGACCGGGGTGCTGAACTAA